A stretch of Geomonas oryzisoli DNA encodes these proteins:
- a CDS encoding GTP-binding protein — MIEYSEKEGRMVLKLVYYGPALSGKTTNLLQLHDLLTRQGRGELMVLDTSGDRTIYFDLLPFFLTAPSGLKIKVKVYTVPGQVCHDATRKAVLQRADGVAFIADSNPSESHSNFASFDNLERNLALVGLDIETLPLVIQFNKRDLPQAVPEREIRATWDPTGVPVVLASALNGEGVADTFALLAGLVYDRIDARYALTGQHGLSRDRFVRQLTSLKEEP; from the coding sequence ATGATCGAGTACAGCGAAAAAGAGGGGCGCATGGTGCTGAAGCTGGTCTACTACGGCCCGGCCCTCTCCGGCAAGACCACCAACCTCCTGCAGCTGCACGACCTTCTTACCCGGCAGGGGCGCGGTGAGCTGATGGTCTTGGACACAAGCGGCGACCGCACCATCTACTTCGACCTGCTCCCCTTCTTCCTGACCGCGCCCAGCGGTCTGAAGATCAAGGTGAAGGTGTACACGGTGCCGGGGCAGGTCTGCCACGACGCCACCAGGAAGGCGGTGCTGCAGCGGGCCGACGGGGTCGCCTTCATCGCCGACTCAAACCCGTCCGAGTCGCACAGCAACTTCGCGAGCTTCGACAACCTGGAGCGTAACCTGGCGCTGGTGGGGCTCGACATCGAGACACTCCCCCTGGTGATCCAGTTCAACAAGCGCGACCTGCCGCAGGCCGTCCCGGAGCGGGAAATCCGCGCCACCTGGGACCCCACCGGGGTCCCCGTGGTGCTGGCCAGCGCGCTCAACGGCGAGGGGGTGGCGGATACCTTCGCCCTTTTGGCCGGCCTGGTCTACGACCGCATCGACGCCCGCTACGCCCTCACCGGGCAGCACGGCCTGTCCCGGGACCGGTTCGTGCGGCAGCTCACCTCGCTCAAGGAGGAGCCATGA
- a CDS encoding sensor histidine kinase has protein sequence MSAQTLEFVVGAEKNLRELLLDSDVLPLLKGALQAGAGGARVVDEEGEELWGETDGGGRGELLARLPLYLEGEPVARLELFGSPAERDRLVPLASLLGVALDTVLRNNLKRVLTTEIHTSVVNSSHEELMRINSELAAGEARYRELAENLELRVKERSAELKRAQALMLQQEKMAAVGQLAAGVAHEINNPLGFITSNLHTLQKYAARCCAMLQFYREHVRVDPPARLVENAELKWRELKLPQVLSDIGDLMAESLAGAERVSRIVADLKGFSHVDEAGEVEVDLNQELERTLGVLSHQISGRAEVVKELQPLPPVNCQGQLPGQIFLNLIQNALTHAGAAPRITLSSCFDGERIRIGIADNGPGVPAGLRGQIFEPFFTTLPVGSGTGMGLAVVWEAVLKLKGTIAVADAPGGGADFIITIPAAKEGDRHLAEPVPKE, from the coding sequence ATGAGCGCGCAAACCCTGGAATTCGTGGTAGGCGCCGAGAAGAACCTGCGCGAGCTCCTTTTGGACAGCGATGTGCTGCCGCTGCTAAAGGGCGCGCTTCAGGCCGGAGCCGGCGGCGCGCGGGTGGTGGACGAAGAGGGCGAGGAGCTTTGGGGCGAGACCGACGGCGGCGGCCGGGGCGAGCTCCTGGCGCGGCTCCCCCTGTACCTGGAGGGTGAGCCGGTGGCCCGGCTGGAGCTGTTCGGCTCCCCCGCGGAGCGCGACCGGCTGGTCCCGCTCGCCTCGCTGCTCGGGGTCGCACTGGACACGGTGCTCAGGAACAACCTGAAAAGGGTGCTCACCACCGAGATCCACACCAGCGTCGTGAACAGCTCGCACGAGGAGCTCATGCGCATCAACTCCGAGCTCGCGGCCGGGGAGGCGCGCTACCGGGAGCTCGCCGAGAACCTGGAACTGCGGGTGAAGGAGCGGAGCGCGGAGCTCAAAAGGGCCCAGGCCCTGATGCTGCAGCAGGAAAAGATGGCGGCCGTCGGGCAGCTCGCCGCAGGCGTCGCCCACGAGATCAACAACCCGCTGGGCTTCATCACCTCCAACCTGCACACCCTGCAGAAGTATGCCGCCCGCTGCTGCGCGATGCTCCAGTTCTACCGGGAGCACGTCAGGGTGGACCCGCCGGCGCGGCTCGTGGAGAACGCGGAGCTCAAGTGGCGCGAGCTGAAGCTCCCCCAGGTGCTCTCCGACATCGGCGACCTGATGGCCGAGAGCCTGGCCGGGGCGGAGCGGGTGAGCCGGATCGTCGCCGACCTGAAGGGGTTCTCCCATGTGGACGAGGCGGGCGAGGTCGAGGTGGACCTGAACCAGGAACTGGAGCGGACCCTGGGGGTGCTGTCGCACCAGATTTCCGGCCGGGCCGAGGTGGTGAAAGAGCTGCAGCCGCTCCCCCCGGTCAACTGCCAGGGACAGCTCCCCGGGCAGATCTTCCTGAACCTGATCCAGAACGCGCTCACCCATGCCGGGGCAGCGCCCCGCATCACCCTCTCCAGCTGCTTCGACGGCGAGCGGATCCGGATCGGCATCGCCGACAACGGTCCCGGTGTACCAGCCGGGCTGCGCGGGCAGATCTTCGAGCCCTTCTTCACCACGCTGCCGGTCGGCTCCGGCACCGGGATGGGGCTCGCCGTGGTCTGGGAGGCGGTACTGAAACTCAAGGGAACCATTGCGGTCGCCGACGCGCCCGGGGGAGGCGCCGACTTCATCATCACCATCCCCGCCGCGAAGGAGGGGGACAGGCACCTGGCGGAGCCGGTCCCCAAGGAATAG
- a CDS encoding ATPase, T2SS/T4P/T4SS family, which yields MAKYSELFKAGMKGEEREAASPAAETSPFGVLFVDDEPGVLAAMRRIFMDENYQLFTAPGGAEALAVMESNEVQLIVSDHRMPGMTGAELLKTVKERWPQTIRIMLTGHADVSSVMGAVKDGAVYKFITKPWNDDDLRLTVSLALQQYLLMQENQTLKELTRSQQRRIRNYANLFDENRGMIGGILVKAGLVSSEELARAVHDRNEGEFLSDTLVRMGALTESQVVKALQASLNIEYVDLSCAEIASQAVRFLPRDLCERNRMVPIRMTGRQITVAMADPSDIYKIDNIAMMTGLSVVPLLAASSEVVALLQRVYAEGPQPLEPSADLEPIDEIDIIIDDEESQVSVTELIGSSEVPPVIRIVNAVISEAIRYHASDIHIEGKTKYTLVRFRIDGLLHSKIKIPADLHPAIVSRIKILSKMDISERRKPQDGRITVKAGTRIVDMRVSSLPTLNGEKMVLRILDKSAAIKELPDLGVLEGDLKKIRTMVKKPQGVIIATGPTGSGKTTMLYSILATMLEGSKNFETIEEPVEYFVEDANQVAVREKIGLSFASVLRATLRQDPDVILVGEIRDPETADVAFKAALTGHMVLSTLHTNSAVASITRLIDMGIKPYIIASALEGLFAQRLVRRICPNCSMEVPADQEIVELLRVPPGLLGETVHRGKGCEQCNQTGYRGRTGIFELFTMNEDFRHFISTSYRESELFEMARGNGMRTLMEDGLEKVCLGMTTLEELLRVMGPQLLYQRTCACCRRTIDAKFPFCPFCGSLRQNFCKSCRVPLEPQWLNCPHCGTPKELPG from the coding sequence ATGGCCAAGTACTCGGAGCTATTCAAGGCCGGCATGAAGGGAGAGGAGCGGGAAGCCGCGTCTCCCGCCGCGGAGACCAGCCCCTTCGGGGTCCTCTTCGTCGACGACGAGCCGGGGGTCCTCGCCGCGATGCGCCGCATCTTCATGGACGAGAATTACCAGCTCTTCACCGCGCCCGGCGGGGCCGAGGCGCTGGCCGTCATGGAGAGCAACGAGGTGCAGCTGATCGTCTCGGACCACCGCATGCCCGGCATGACCGGCGCGGAGCTTTTGAAGACGGTGAAGGAGCGCTGGCCGCAGACCATCAGGATCATGCTCACCGGGCACGCGGACGTCAGCTCGGTGATGGGGGCGGTGAAGGACGGCGCGGTCTACAAGTTCATCACCAAGCCCTGGAACGACGACGACCTGCGCCTCACCGTGAGTCTCGCCCTGCAGCAGTACCTGCTCATGCAGGAGAACCAGACCCTGAAGGAGCTGACCCGCTCCCAGCAGCGGCGCATCAGGAACTACGCGAACCTCTTCGACGAGAACCGGGGCATGATCGGCGGCATCCTGGTGAAGGCGGGGCTGGTCAGCAGCGAGGAACTGGCCCGGGCCGTCCATGATCGCAACGAAGGGGAGTTCCTGAGCGACACGCTGGTGCGCATGGGGGCGCTCACCGAATCGCAGGTGGTGAAGGCGCTGCAGGCCTCCTTGAACATCGAGTACGTCGACCTCTCCTGCGCCGAGATCGCCAGCCAGGCGGTGCGCTTCCTGCCCCGCGACCTGTGCGAGCGCAACCGGATGGTGCCGATCCGGATGACCGGCCGGCAGATCACGGTCGCCATGGCCGACCCCTCCGACATCTACAAGATCGACAACATCGCCATGATGACGGGGCTGAGCGTCGTGCCGCTTCTGGCGGCGAGCTCGGAGGTCGTGGCCCTCTTGCAGCGGGTCTACGCCGAGGGGCCGCAGCCCCTGGAGCCGAGCGCCGACCTGGAGCCGATCGACGAGATCGACATCATCATCGACGACGAAGAAAGCCAGGTGAGCGTCACGGAGCTGATCGGGTCGTCGGAGGTGCCGCCGGTGATCCGGATCGTGAACGCGGTGATCTCCGAGGCGATCCGCTATCACGCCAGCGACATCCACATCGAGGGAAAGACCAAGTACACCCTGGTCCGCTTCCGGATCGACGGGCTTTTGCACAGCAAGATCAAGATCCCGGCCGACCTGCATCCCGCCATCGTATCGCGCATCAAGATCCTCTCCAAGATGGACATCTCCGAGCGGAGAAAGCCGCAGGACGGGCGCATCACGGTGAAGGCCGGAACGCGGATCGTCGACATGAGGGTCTCGTCGCTGCCGACCCTGAACGGCGAGAAGATGGTGCTGCGCATCCTGGACAAGAGTGCCGCCATCAAGGAACTCCCCGACCTGGGGGTGCTCGAGGGGGACCTCAAAAAGATCCGCACCATGGTGAAGAAGCCGCAGGGGGTCATCATCGCCACCGGCCCCACCGGAAGCGGCAAGACGACCATGCTCTATTCCATCCTCGCCACCATGCTCGAGGGGAGCAAGAACTTCGAGACCATCGAGGAACCGGTGGAGTACTTCGTGGAAGACGCGAACCAGGTTGCGGTGCGCGAGAAGATCGGGCTCTCCTTCGCGAGCGTTCTGCGCGCCACGCTGCGCCAGGACCCGGACGTGATCCTGGTGGGCGAGATCCGCGACCCGGAGACGGCGGACGTCGCCTTCAAGGCGGCGCTCACCGGCCACATGGTCCTCTCCACCCTGCACACCAACTCGGCCGTGGCCTCCATCACCCGCCTCATCGACATGGGGATCAAGCCGTACATCATCGCCTCGGCCCTGGAGGGGCTCTTCGCGCAGCGCCTGGTGCGCCGGATCTGCCCCAACTGCAGCATGGAGGTGCCGGCGGACCAGGAGATCGTGGAACTGTTGCGGGTGCCGCCGGGACTTTTGGGAGAGACAGTGCACCGCGGCAAGGGGTGCGAGCAGTGCAACCAGACCGGGTACCGGGGGCGTACCGGCATCTTCGAGCTGTTCACCATGAACGAGGATTTCCGGCACTTCATCAGCACGTCCTACCGTGAAAGCGAGCTCTTCGAGATGGCGCGCGGCAACGGCATGAGGACCCTGATGGAGGACGGACTGGAAAAGGTGTGCCTGGGGATGACCACCCTGGAGGAACTGCTGCGGGTGATGGGCCCCCAGCTTCTGTACCAGAGGACCTGCGCATGCTGCCGGCGCACCATCGACGCCAAGTTCCCTTTCTGCCCCTTCTGCGGCTCGTTGCGCCAGAACTTCTGCAAGAGCTGCAGGGTGCCTCTTGAGCCGCAGTGGCTCAACTGTCCCCACTGCGGCACCCCGAAAGAGCTCCCCGGATGA
- a CDS encoding response regulator codes for MEHSILIVDDEPHVISALMRGLDEEPYLIQGAPGGNEALQLMTQHRFKVVISDEKMPGMDGAEFLGRVKELYPETVRIMLTGHASIEATMRAVNSGEIYRFFTKPWNDTELKLALKSAVEKYDLEEENRRLLRTVQHQSQELKFLEKSYPGISALRRESDGAIRIDDISQDEIDAIIEQCNRQR; via the coding sequence ATGGAACACAGCATTTTGATAGTCGATGACGAACCGCACGTGATCTCCGCCCTGATGCGGGGGCTGGACGAGGAACCCTACCTGATCCAGGGGGCGCCCGGCGGCAACGAGGCGCTTCAGCTCATGACGCAGCACCGCTTCAAGGTGGTGATCTCGGACGAGAAGATGCCGGGGATGGACGGGGCGGAGTTTCTGGGGAGGGTGAAGGAGCTGTACCCGGAGACGGTGCGCATCATGCTGACCGGCCATGCCAGCATCGAGGCCACCATGCGGGCGGTGAACAGCGGCGAGATCTACCGGTTCTTCACCAAGCCCTGGAACGATACGGAACTGAAGCTCGCGCTGAAGAGCGCGGTGGAGAAATACGACCTGGAAGAGGAAAACCGGCGTCTTTTAAGAACGGTGCAACACCAGTCGCAGGAGCTGAAGTTCCTGGAAAAGAGCTACCCCGGCATCTCGGCCCTGCGCCGTGAGTCCGACGGCGCCATCAGGATCGACGATATCTCGCAGGACGAGATCGACGCCATCATCGAACAGTGTAACCGGCAGCGCTAG
- a CDS encoding GGDEF domain-containing protein → MTQLRTIFHADARRDPDSLLRLFVVVALVSIILITSLAGYAFYLVLQKNLIDSAEDDAVKVSMALSEDERARFTVVRSDGTVAVEVLPENFFVLDRDLRTFLAPFDIVKIKIYSSDYRIVYSTEKKLIGEVNRGNMRLARALAGAFDSKLERKDEVKDLADELKFNVDVVETYIPIRARGKVIGSFEVYIDVTKYHRQTMNAALLSLAALCGILFSVFGISFVLIRKGTNELKETQETLRKQTLIDGLTGTFNKSQIELIGRREFARALRRREKGLADSEVGFIMIDIDHFKQVNDRYGHLAGDHLLQLFAERVGASLRSYDSVGRFGGEEFLVVLPGSDREQTLSVAHKIWTLIREEPFLVDGQTLRVTTSAGVANVQHNDDDLLQVLKRADLNLYQAKSGGRDRVI, encoded by the coding sequence GTGACGCAACTTCGCACCATATTCCATGCCGACGCGAGGAGGGATCCCGACTCTCTGCTGCGCCTGTTCGTCGTCGTGGCCCTGGTTTCCATCATCCTGATCACCTCGCTGGCGGGCTACGCCTTCTACCTGGTGCTGCAGAAGAACCTGATCGACAGCGCGGAAGACGACGCCGTCAAGGTCAGCATGGCCCTCTCCGAGGACGAGAGGGCACGCTTCACCGTGGTCAGAAGCGACGGCACCGTGGCGGTCGAGGTACTGCCGGAAAATTTCTTCGTCCTGGACCGGGATCTCAGGACGTTTCTCGCCCCCTTCGACATCGTCAAGATCAAGATCTACTCCTCCGATTACCGCATCGTCTACAGCACCGAGAAAAAGCTGATCGGCGAGGTCAACCGCGGCAACATGAGGCTCGCCCGGGCGCTCGCCGGTGCCTTCGACTCGAAGCTCGAGCGCAAGGATGAGGTGAAAGACCTCGCCGACGAGCTCAAGTTCAACGTGGACGTGGTGGAAACCTACATCCCGATCCGGGCCCGCGGCAAGGTGATCGGGAGCTTCGAGGTCTACATCGACGTCACCAAGTACCACCGGCAGACCATGAACGCGGCGCTTCTGTCGCTGGCCGCGCTGTGCGGCATCCTTTTCTCGGTGTTCGGGATTTCGTTCGTGCTGATCAGGAAGGGAACCAACGAGCTCAAGGAAACCCAGGAGACGCTCAGGAAACAGACCCTGATCGACGGTCTGACCGGTACCTTCAACAAGAGCCAGATCGAGCTGATCGGGCGGCGGGAGTTCGCACGCGCCCTGCGCCGCAGGGAGAAGGGGCTCGCCGACTCAGAGGTCGGCTTCATCATGATCGACATCGATCACTTCAAGCAGGTAAACGACCGCTACGGGCACCTCGCCGGCGATCACCTGTTGCAGCTGTTCGCGGAGCGGGTCGGCGCCTCGCTGCGCAGCTACGACTCCGTGGGACGCTTCGGAGGCGAGGAGTTCCTGGTGGTGCTGCCCGGCTCCGACCGCGAGCAGACACTCAGCGTGGCGCACAAGATCTGGACGCTGATCCGCGAGGAGCCCTTCCTGGTGGATGGCCAGACCCTGCGGGTCACCACCAGTGCCGGGGTCGCCAACGTGCAGCACAACGACGACGACCTGCTGCAGGTGTTGAAGCGCGCCGACCTTAACCTGTACCAGGCCAAGAGCGGCGGCAGGGACAGGGTGATCTAG
- a CDS encoding CopD family protein encodes MKRPLLSLLFLLFISLAAPALPASATEIYAQQTGKSCDACHVDPAGGGELTAAGKEFAASRAVKSEAPRVATAGKVVRFLTGYLHMLIAILWFGTILYVHLVLKPAYAAGGLPRGEVKVGVLSMVVMGITGAILTHFRVTSLDMLLHTRFGVLLLIKISLYLVMVFSAAYVVLVIGPKLKGKRREPVALPAGKELTLDELASFDGKEGRPAYFAYEGHLYDASASRLWKGGVHMGRHHAGEDLSEALKLAPHGSDKVLLMPEVGTLADVTQRKAPLHERVFFFMAYMNLTIVFLIVLILSLWRWA; translated from the coding sequence ATGAAACGTCCGCTCCTCTCTTTGCTGTTCCTGCTCTTCATCTCTCTTGCCGCTCCGGCCCTTCCTGCCAGTGCCACCGAGATCTATGCCCAGCAAACCGGGAAGAGCTGCGACGCCTGCCATGTCGATCCGGCAGGGGGGGGCGAGTTGACCGCGGCTGGGAAGGAATTCGCCGCCTCCCGCGCCGTGAAAAGCGAGGCTCCGCGGGTCGCCACGGCCGGCAAGGTGGTGCGCTTTCTGACCGGCTACCTGCACATGCTGATCGCGATCCTGTGGTTCGGCACCATCCTGTACGTGCACCTGGTCCTGAAACCCGCCTATGCGGCGGGAGGGCTTCCGCGCGGCGAGGTCAAGGTGGGCGTACTCTCCATGGTCGTCATGGGGATCACCGGCGCCATCCTCACCCACTTCCGGGTCACTTCCCTGGACATGCTGCTGCACACCCGCTTCGGCGTGCTGCTGCTCATCAAGATATCCCTCTACCTGGTGATGGTTTTCTCCGCCGCCTATGTGGTGCTGGTCATCGGCCCCAAGCTGAAGGGGAAGCGCCGCGAGCCGGTGGCGCTCCCGGCAGGAAAGGAGCTGACGCTGGACGAGCTCGCCTCTTTCGACGGCAAGGAAGGGCGCCCGGCCTACTTCGCCTACGAGGGGCACCTCTACGACGCGAGCGCCAGCCGCCTGTGGAAGGGAGGGGTGCACATGGGGCGCCACCATGCCGGCGAGGACCTGAGCGAGGCGCTCAAACTGGCCCCGCACGGATCGGACAAGGTGCTGCTCATGCCCGAGGTGGGGACCCTGGCCGACGTGACCCAGCGCAAGGCCCCGCTGCATGAGCGGGTCTTCTTTTTCATGGCCTACATGAACCTGACCATCGTATTTCTGATCGTGCTGATCTTGTCGCTCTGGCGCTGGGCCTGA
- the pepN gene encoding aminopeptidase N, translating into MSQCQHQTIHQKDYQVPDYLVDTVELSFDLSPEDTRVLSRLAIRSNHDRSSGVRPLVLDGEELTLLSLKLDGVELEQGSYRVDDSCLVLPDPPERFVLEVTTRINPKENSALSGLYASGPMLCTQCEAEGFRRITYFTDRPDVMAVYTVTLRAYRAACPVLLANGNLVEKGDLPDGRHFAVWHDPFKKPSYLFAVVAGDLVHIADRFTTMSGRQVQLEIYVEERNKDKCEHALRSLMHAMRWDEEQFGREYDLDTYMVVAVDDFNMGAMENKGLNVFNSRYVLASPESATDDDYQAIEEVIGHEYFHNWTGNRITCRDWFQLSLKEGLTIFRDQEFSADMQSRPVKRIADVKSLRSAQFPEDAGPLAHPVRPESYVEINNFYSMTVYHKGGEVIRMLQTLLGREAFRAGMDLYFERHDGQAVRVDEFVQAMADAGKRDLSQFMLWYDQAGTPVLTVRDEFRAGDGSYTLTVTQSCPSTPGQPEKKPFHIPLVMGLLDRAGAELPLRLAGETEPAGTSRTVELRQETETFTFVGLKERPVPSLLRNFCAPVKLDYPYRDEDLDLLMTSDSDPFVRWEAGQVQAVKLIMGLIGDIQAGREARVKESFIESFRRLLCDDRQDRAFLAEALTLPTESYLAEQMQVIDPDAIHQARELVRATVGEQLAAELSAAREACAARAPYRPDDGLAGCRRLKNLSLSYLMAAGGQQAIDACMAQFKSADNMTDSLGALSALANCACPEREEALASFYQRWRDDRGVIDKWFILQAASRLPDTMDRVLALLDHPDFDLRNPNRVRSLVGAFSQGNQVRFHDAGGRGYRFLGDQILRLNGINPQIAARMLTPFSRWRRFDANRQELMKKELERILAEPGLARDVYELAAKSL; encoded by the coding sequence ATGTCACAGTGCCAGCACCAGACCATCCATCAAAAGGACTACCAGGTTCCCGACTACCTGGTTGATACAGTAGAGCTCTCTTTCGACCTGTCCCCGGAGGACACCCGGGTGCTGTCCCGCCTTGCCATCCGCAGCAACCATGACCGCAGTAGCGGCGTCCGCCCCCTCGTCCTGGACGGCGAGGAACTCACCCTGCTGTCGCTCAAGCTGGACGGGGTCGAACTGGAACAGGGAAGCTACCGCGTCGATGACAGCTGCCTGGTGCTCCCCGATCCTCCCGAACGTTTCGTCCTCGAGGTGACAACAAGGATCAACCCCAAGGAAAACAGCGCCCTCTCCGGCCTGTACGCCTCGGGCCCCATGCTCTGCACCCAGTGCGAGGCCGAGGGGTTCCGGCGCATCACCTACTTCACCGACCGCCCCGACGTCATGGCGGTCTACACCGTGACCCTGCGGGCCTACAGGGCCGCCTGCCCGGTCCTTCTGGCCAACGGCAACCTCGTCGAGAAGGGGGACCTCCCCGACGGGCGCCACTTCGCCGTCTGGCACGACCCCTTCAAGAAACCGAGCTACCTCTTCGCCGTGGTCGCCGGGGACCTGGTCCACATCGCCGACCGCTTCACCACCATGAGCGGCCGTCAGGTGCAGCTCGAGATCTACGTCGAGGAGCGCAACAAGGACAAGTGCGAACACGCCCTCAGGTCGCTCATGCACGCCATGCGCTGGGATGAGGAGCAGTTCGGCCGCGAGTACGATCTCGACACCTACATGGTCGTGGCCGTGGACGACTTCAACATGGGGGCCATGGAGAACAAGGGGCTGAACGTCTTCAACTCCCGCTACGTGCTGGCCAGCCCGGAAAGCGCCACCGACGACGATTACCAGGCCATCGAAGAGGTGATCGGCCACGAGTACTTCCACAACTGGACCGGCAACCGGATCACCTGCCGCGACTGGTTCCAGCTCTCACTGAAGGAAGGGCTCACCATCTTCCGCGACCAGGAGTTCTCCGCGGACATGCAGTCGCGCCCGGTGAAGAGGATCGCCGACGTGAAGAGCCTGCGCAGCGCGCAGTTCCCCGAGGATGCCGGCCCCCTGGCCCACCCGGTGCGCCCCGAGTCCTACGTTGAGATCAACAACTTCTACAGCATGACCGTGTATCACAAGGGGGGCGAGGTGATCCGGATGCTGCAGACCCTTCTGGGGCGCGAGGCCTTCCGCGCCGGCATGGACCTCTACTTCGAGCGCCACGACGGGCAAGCGGTGCGGGTCGACGAGTTCGTGCAGGCGATGGCGGACGCCGGCAAGCGCGACCTTTCCCAGTTCATGCTCTGGTACGACCAGGCCGGAACCCCGGTCCTCACCGTGCGCGACGAGTTCCGGGCCGGGGACGGCAGCTACACCCTGACCGTGACCCAGAGCTGCCCCTCGACGCCCGGCCAGCCGGAGAAGAAACCGTTCCACATTCCGCTGGTCATGGGGCTTCTGGACCGGGCCGGAGCCGAGCTGCCGCTGCGACTGGCCGGGGAGACGGAGCCCGCGGGGACTTCCCGGACTGTCGAACTCAGGCAGGAGACGGAAACCTTCACCTTCGTGGGGCTCAAGGAGCGCCCCGTGCCGTCGCTGTTACGCAACTTCTGCGCGCCGGTGAAGCTCGACTACCCGTACCGCGACGAGGACCTGGACCTCTTGATGACCAGCGACAGCGATCCGTTCGTGCGCTGGGAGGCGGGGCAGGTCCAGGCGGTGAAACTGATCATGGGGCTCATCGGCGACATCCAGGCCGGGCGCGAGGCGCGGGTGAAGGAAAGTTTCATCGAGTCCTTCCGAAGGCTCCTCTGCGACGACCGCCAGGACCGCGCCTTTTTGGCCGAGGCGCTCACCCTGCCCACCGAGAGCTACCTCGCCGAACAGATGCAGGTCATCGACCCGGATGCCATCCACCAGGCGCGAGAGCTGGTGCGGGCCACGGTAGGCGAGCAGCTGGCGGCAGAACTCTCGGCTGCGCGAGAGGCCTGCGCCGCCCGCGCGCCCTACCGCCCCGACGACGGGCTTGCCGGCTGCCGCAGGCTCAAAAACCTCTCTCTTTCCTACCTGATGGCGGCAGGAGGGCAGCAGGCCATCGACGCCTGCATGGCCCAGTTCAAAAGCGCCGACAACATGACCGACAGCCTGGGGGCACTTTCCGCGCTGGCCAACTGCGCCTGCCCTGAACGTGAAGAGGCGCTGGCATCGTTCTACCAGCGCTGGCGCGACGACCGCGGCGTCATCGACAAGTGGTTCATCCTCCAAGCCGCATCGCGGCTGCCCGACACCATGGACCGGGTGCTGGCGCTTTTGGACCATCCCGACTTCGACCTGCGCAACCCGAACCGGGTCCGCTCGCTGGTGGGTGCCTTCAGCCAGGGGAACCAGGTCCGTTTCCACGATGCCGGCGGCAGGGGGTACCGTTTCCTGGGGGACCAGATCCTGCGTCTGAACGGGATCAACCCGCAGATCGCCGCGCGCATGCTCACCCCATTCAGCCGCTGGCGGCGCTTCGACGCCAACCGTCAGGAGCTCATGAAGAAGGAACTGGAGCGCATCCTGGCCGAGCCCGGCCTGGCAAGGGACGTGTACGAGTTGGCTGCGAAGAGCTTGTAG
- a CDS encoding EVE domain-containing protein, whose product MPNYWLFKSEPSSFSLDDLKSRPDATEHWDGVRNFQARNFLRDQIKVGDQVLFYHSNIAEPGVVGIAEVVRAGYPDFTAFDPDSKYFDPKSAPEKPTWYMVDVRFVRELPRPVTLAELKTVPELSGMALLNRSRLSVQPVRKEEWDRIMTLAGVAP is encoded by the coding sequence ATGCCCAACTACTGGCTCTTCAAGAGCGAACCCTCCAGCTTCTCTCTCGACGATCTCAAGAGCCGCCCCGATGCCACCGAGCACTGGGACGGCGTCCGCAACTTCCAGGCACGCAACTTCCTGCGCGACCAGATCAAGGTCGGCGACCAGGTGCTCTTCTACCACAGCAACATCGCGGAACCCGGTGTGGTCGGGATCGCCGAGGTGGTGCGGGCCGGCTACCCCGATTTCACCGCCTTCGATCCCGACAGCAAGTATTTCGACCCGAAGAGCGCGCCGGAGAAACCGACCTGGTACATGGTCGACGTGCGCTTCGTGCGCGAACTGCCGCGGCCGGTGACACTCGCCGAGCTGAAGACCGTCCCCGAGCTTTCCGGTATGGCCCTTCTGAACCGCAGCCGCCTGTCGGTCCAGCCGGTGCGCAAGGAAGAGTGGGACCGGATCATGACACTGGCAGGAGTGGCACCTTGA